The proteins below come from a single Paracoccus sp. SCSIO 75233 genomic window:
- the typA gene encoding translational GTPase TypA has translation MDIRNIAIIAHVDHGKTTLVDQLLKQSGSFRENQAVAERAMDNNDIERERGITILAKATSVEWKGTRINIVDTPGHADFGGEVERILSMVDGVCLLVDAAEGPMPQTKFVTSKALALGLRPIVVLNKIDKPAAEPEHALNEVFDLFANLGASDEQLDFPHLYASGIGGWAVAELDDERKDMSALFDLILKHVDPPKQIARADEPFQMLATTLGADPFLGRILTGRVEAGRAKSGDTVKVLNRESERVEQFRISKVLAFRGLTQQPIDMAEAGDIVSLAGMAKGTVADTICAPEVEAAIPAQPIDPPTISVTFGINDSPLAGQDGKKVQSRVIRERLMKEAESNVAIKVEDTPGGEAFVVSGRGELQMGVLIENMRREGFELSISRPRVIFREEDGQRMEPVEEAIIDVDDDYTGAVIEKLTGDRKGELIDMRPAGHGKTRIIAHVPSRGLIGYHGEFMTDTRGNGVLNRIFHGWTPYKGAIQGRRQGVLISMENGVSVAYALWNLEERGKLFIGAQEQVYTGMVIGEHSRDNDLEVNPLKGKKLTNVRASGTDEAVRLTPPVRMSLEEAIAYIDDDELVEVTPKNIRLRKRYLDPHERKRQARAE, from the coding sequence ATGGATATCCGCAATATCGCCATCATTGCTCACGTCGACCACGGCAAGACCACGCTGGTCGACCAGCTTCTGAAGCAATCCGGCAGTTTCCGCGAAAATCAGGCCGTTGCCGAACGGGCGATGGACAATAACGACATCGAACGCGAACGCGGCATCACCATTCTCGCCAAGGCGACTTCGGTCGAGTGGAAGGGAACGCGGATCAATATCGTCGACACGCCCGGCCACGCCGATTTCGGCGGCGAGGTGGAACGGATCCTGTCGATGGTCGACGGCGTCTGCCTGCTGGTCGACGCGGCTGAAGGCCCGATGCCGCAGACGAAATTCGTCACATCGAAGGCGCTGGCGCTTGGGCTTCGTCCGATCGTCGTGCTGAACAAGATCGACAAGCCCGCCGCCGAGCCGGAACACGCGCTGAACGAGGTGTTCGACCTGTTCGCGAATCTCGGCGCGTCGGATGAGCAGCTCGATTTCCCGCATCTCTACGCCTCCGGCATTGGCGGCTGGGCCGTCGCAGAGCTGGATGACGAGCGCAAGGATATGTCGGCCCTGTTCGATCTGATCCTGAAACATGTCGATCCGCCAAAGCAGATCGCACGCGCCGATGAGCCGTTCCAGATGCTTGCCACGACGCTGGGCGCGGACCCGTTTCTGGGCCGCATCCTGACCGGCCGGGTCGAGGCAGGCCGGGCCAAGTCGGGTGACACGGTCAAGGTGCTGAACCGCGAAAGCGAGCGGGTCGAACAGTTCCGCATCTCCAAGGTCCTGGCCTTCCGCGGCCTGACCCAGCAGCCCATCGACATGGCCGAGGCCGGCGATATCGTCAGCCTCGCCGGGATGGCCAAAGGGACGGTTGCCGACACGATCTGCGCGCCCGAGGTCGAAGCCGCGATCCCCGCCCAGCCAATTGACCCGCCGACGATCTCCGTCACCTTCGGCATCAACGATTCCCCGCTTGCCGGTCAGGACGGCAAGAAGGTGCAATCCCGCGTGATCCGCGAGCGCCTGATGAAGGAAGCGGAATCCAACGTCGCCATCAAAGTCGAGGATACACCCGGCGGCGAGGCCTTTGTCGTCTCGGGCCGTGGCGAACTGCAGATGGGCGTCCTGATCGAGAACATGCGTCGCGAGGGCTTCGAGCTGTCAATCTCCCGCCCCCGCGTCATCTTCCGCGAGGAGGACGGCCAGCGCATGGAGCCGGTCGAGGAAGCCATCATCGATGTCGATGACGATTATACCGGCGCCGTGATCGAGAAACTGACCGGCGACCGCAAGGGCGAGCTGATCGATATGCGCCCGGCGGGCCACGGCAAGACCCGGATCATCGCCCATGTCCCCTCTCGCGGGTTGATCGGCTATCACGGCGAATTCATGACCGACACGCGCGGCAACGGCGTTCTGAACCGAATCTTCCACGGCTGGACCCCCTATAAGGGCGCGATCCAGGGCCGCCGCCAGGGCGTTCTGATCTCGATGGAGAATGGCGTTTCCGTGGCATATGCGCTGTGGAACCTTGAAGAGCGCGGCAAGCTGTTCATCGGCGCGCAGGAACAGGTTTACACCGGCATGGTCATCGGCGAGCACAGCCGCGACAACGATCTGGAAGTGAACCCGCTGAAGGGCAAGAAACTGACCAACGTCCGCGCCTCGGGCACCGACGAGGCGGTGCGCCTGACCCCGCCCGTGCGCATGTCGCTGGAAGAGGCGATCGCCTATATCGACGATGACGAACTGGTCGAAGTCACGCCGAAGAATATTCGCCTGCGCAAGCGCTACCTCGACCCGCATGAGCGCAAACGGCAGGCGCGGGCTGAATAA
- a CDS encoding YitT family protein: protein MPEISPPSAPPETAHTPLDDAQGIAYGSFMAALSIVVLTHLGFVTGQTAGAALLISYATGWGFAPVFFIINIPFYWFGYKRFGKFFVAKSLFAVTLTSTLASVLPKYIAFSELSPLLGALMIGAFTGSGLMALFRHGASLGGVGIVGLYIQDATGFRAGWVQLIFDAVIFTVALFMLDIGAVFWSFLGAAVANLVIAINHRRDRYIV, encoded by the coding sequence ATGCCCGAGATTTCTCCGCCCTCTGCCCCGCCTGAAACTGCGCATACGCCGCTCGATGATGCGCAGGGTATTGCTTATGGCAGCTTCATGGCGGCGCTGAGCATCGTCGTGCTGACACATCTCGGCTTCGTGACCGGGCAGACTGCGGGGGCCGCGCTGCTGATCTCCTACGCGACGGGCTGGGGGTTCGCGCCGGTATTCTTCATCATCAATATCCCGTTCTACTGGTTCGGATATAAGCGTTTCGGCAAGTTCTTTGTCGCGAAAAGCCTGTTTGCCGTCACCCTGACCTCGACGCTCGCCTCGGTCCTGCCGAAATATATTGCATTTTCAGAACTTTCCCCACTGCTCGGCGCATTGATGATCGGGGCCTTCACCGGCTCGGGGCTGATGGCGCTGTTCCGCCACGGGGCCAGCCTTGGCGGGGTGGGTATTGTGGGGTTGTATATTCAGGATGCCACGGGCTTCCGCGCGGGCTGGGTGCAGCTTATCTTTGACGCGGTCATCTTCACCGTCGCCCTGTTCATGCTCGACATCGGGGCCGTGTTCTGGTCATTCCTCGGCGCCGCGGTCGCCAATCTGGTCATCGCGATCAATCATCGCCGCGACAGGTACATCGTTTGA